In Desulfovibrio aminophilus, the following proteins share a genomic window:
- the hisB gene encoding imidazoleglycerol-phosphate dehydratase HisB — MGKRKATVARTTRETDVRVVLDLDGSGRAKIATGVGFADHMLTLLTFWAGFDLTLTCKGDLEVDAHHSLEDVGLTLGQALAEALGEKKGITRVGSAEVPMDEALARVTVDLSGRPWLVYADTVLPSVIAGEEKDVWREFFKSLAIKAGMNLHIRFEYGQNGHHLLEAAFKALGLALAQAARVTRAGVSSTKGSLDS; from the coding sequence GTGGGCAAGCGAAAGGCGACCGTTGCGCGCACCACGCGCGAGACCGATGTGCGCGTGGTCCTGGATTTGGACGGCTCGGGCCGCGCCAAGATCGCGACCGGCGTCGGGTTCGCCGATCACATGCTCACCCTGCTGACCTTCTGGGCCGGTTTCGACCTGACCCTCACCTGCAAGGGCGACCTGGAAGTGGACGCCCACCACAGCCTGGAGGACGTGGGCCTGACCCTGGGGCAGGCCCTGGCCGAGGCCCTGGGCGAGAAGAAGGGCATCACCCGCGTGGGCTCGGCCGAAGTGCCCATGGACGAGGCCCTGGCCCGCGTCACCGTGGACCTCTCCGGCCGCCCCTGGCTCGTGTACGCCGACACCGTCCTGCCCTCGGTCATCGCCGGGGAGGAGAAGGACGTCTGGCGCGAATTCTTCAAATCCCTGGCCATCAAGGCCGGAATGAACCTGCACATCCGCTTCGAATACGGACAGAACGGCCATCACCTGCTGGAAGCCGCGTTCAAGGCCCTGGGCTTGGCCCTGGCGCAGGCCGCGCGCGTGACCCGCGCGGGGGTGTCCAGCACCAAGGGGAGTCTCGACTCATGA
- the tatC gene encoding twin-arginine translocase subunit TatC, with product MSETRDQTEEKALPQAEAVEGGADAAEETAKEGGMSLLDHLGELRKRLTKCVYAVAVGFFACYSFAEDIFNVMLAPMAGILTDGHFQYTSPPEAFFTYLKVALVAGIFLVSPYIFYQIWAFVSPGLYEHERKWIIPITIVTAVLFVSGALFGYFVVFPFGFEFFASFANEKIQFIPKLNEYTTFCLQLLLAFGVVFEMPLFMLILARLGVVTAEKLKKSRKYAILIIFIVAAILTPPDPFTQTLMAGPLVLLYEISIWLAKVFGRKPQPKDEDDEEDETPAAVPAAAPTPAVEAAPEAPVASEEGGEAAGTDETASAADTEKGKDDGGNAGA from the coding sequence ATGAGCGAGACCCGGGACCAGACTGAAGAGAAGGCCCTGCCCCAGGCCGAGGCCGTGGAGGGCGGCGCGGACGCCGCCGAGGAGACCGCCAAGGAAGGCGGCATGAGCCTCCTGGACCACCTGGGCGAGCTGCGCAAGCGCCTGACCAAGTGCGTCTACGCCGTGGCCGTGGGCTTCTTCGCCTGCTATTCCTTCGCCGAGGACATCTTCAACGTCATGCTGGCGCCCATGGCCGGCATCCTCACCGACGGCCACTTCCAGTACACCAGCCCGCCCGAGGCGTTCTTCACCTACCTCAAGGTCGCCCTGGTGGCGGGCATCTTCCTGGTCAGCCCGTACATCTTCTACCAGATATGGGCCTTCGTCTCGCCCGGGCTCTACGAGCATGAGCGCAAGTGGATCATCCCGATCACCATCGTCACGGCCGTGCTCTTCGTGTCCGGCGCGCTCTTCGGCTATTTCGTCGTCTTCCCGTTCGGCTTCGAGTTCTTCGCCAGCTTCGCCAACGAGAAGATCCAGTTCATCCCCAAGCTCAACGAATACACCACGTTCTGCCTGCAGCTCCTGCTGGCCTTCGGCGTCGTCTTCGAGATGCCGCTGTTCATGCTCATCCTGGCCCGGCTCGGCGTCGTCACCGCCGAGAAGCTGAAGAAGTCCCGCAAGTACGCGATCCTGATCATCTTCATCGTGGCCGCCATCCTGACCCCGCCGGATCCCTTCACCCAGACCCTCATGGCCGGACCGCTGGTCCTGCTCTATGAGATATCCATCTGGCTGGCCAAGGTCTTCGGCCGCAAGCCCCAGCCCAAGGACGAGGATGACGAGGAGGACGAGACCCCGGCCGCCGTGCCCGCCGCCGCGCCCACGCCCGCGGTGGAGGCCGCGCCCGAGGCTCCCGTCGCGTCCGAGGAGGGCGGGGAGGCCGCCGGAACGGACGAAACCGCGTCCGCCGCCGATACGGAAAAGGGCAAGGATGACGGCGGGAATGCGGGAGCCTAG
- the tatB gene encoding Sec-independent protein translocase protein TatB has protein sequence MFGIGTTELLIILVVALIVLGPSKLPELMKSLGKGLAEFRRMSTDVKRTLDAEVEKAEMEQKTAEMKKQMFPEKPDTVTPDSAKAAQTAEAGKPAEAAPAGETKEKA, from the coding sequence ATGTTCGGCATCGGCACCACGGAACTGCTCATCATCCTCGTCGTGGCCCTGATCGTGCTCGGCCCCAGCAAGCTGCCCGAGCTCATGAAGTCCCTGGGCAAGGGGTTGGCCGAATTCCGGCGCATGAGCACGGACGTCAAGCGCACGCTGGACGCCGAGGTCGAGAAGGCCGAGATGGAGCAGAAGACGGCCGAGATGAAGAAGCAGATGTTCCCGGAGAAGCCGGACACGGTCACCCCGGATTCGGCCAAGGCCGCGCAGACCGCCGAGGCGGGCAAGCCCGCCGAGGCCGCCCCGGCCGGGGAGACCAAGGAAAAGGCATGA
- the guaA gene encoding glutamine-hydrolyzing GMP synthase: MQHGDIVVILDFGSQVTQLIARRIREAGVYSEIHPCNADFETVKALRPKALVLSGGPASVTDQDAPPFDPRFLTLGVPTLGICYGMQLLAHHLGGSVVASTDREYGRAEFTANPACPLFDGIEDKERFTVWMSHGDKVQALPEGFSVMGSTASVEFAAMGDPAARTYALQFHPEVAHTENGALILSNFLFKVAGLKPGWSMSSFVDSTIEDLRRKIGGDKVVLGLSGGIDSTVAAVLLNRAIGKQLYCIFVDNGLLRLNEREEVIGYLEEHFDLNVKCVDASKLFLDRLAGVTDPEQKRKIIGHTFIEIFDKEAKAIQGVKHLGQGTLYPDVIESVSFRGPSAVIKSHHNVGGLPEQMNLALVEPLRELFKDEVRKAAYELGLPETLIWRHPFPGPGLAIRVIGEITRERLDILRQADKIVQNELVASDWYRKVWQGFAVLLPLKTVGVMGDGRTYEHVIALRIVDSLDAMTADWSRVPTEILARMSNRIINEVKGVNRVVLDISSKPPSTIEWE, encoded by the coding sequence ATGCAGCACGGAGATATCGTCGTCATTCTGGACTTCGGGTCCCAGGTCACCCAGCTCATCGCGAGGCGCATCCGCGAGGCCGGGGTCTATTCGGAAATCCATCCCTGCAACGCGGATTTCGAGACCGTCAAGGCGCTCCGGCCCAAGGCCCTGGTGCTCTCCGGCGGCCCCGCCAGCGTGACGGACCAGGACGCGCCGCCCTTTGACCCGCGTTTCCTGACCCTGGGCGTGCCCACGCTGGGCATCTGCTACGGCATGCAGCTCCTGGCCCACCACCTGGGCGGCTCGGTGGTCGCCTCCACGGACCGCGAGTACGGCCGGGCGGAGTTCACGGCCAATCCGGCCTGCCCGCTCTTCGACGGGATCGAGGACAAGGAGCGTTTCACGGTCTGGATGTCCCACGGGGACAAGGTCCAGGCCCTGCCCGAGGGCTTCTCGGTCATGGGCAGCACGGCCAGCGTCGAGTTCGCGGCCATGGGCGACCCGGCGGCCAGGACCTACGCCCTGCAGTTCCACCCCGAGGTGGCCCACACCGAGAACGGCGCGCTCATCCTCTCCAATTTCCTGTTCAAGGTGGCGGGGCTGAAGCCCGGCTGGAGCATGTCCTCCTTCGTGGACTCGACCATCGAGGACCTGCGCCGGAAGATCGGCGGGGACAAGGTGGTCCTGGGCCTCTCCGGCGGCATCGACTCCACCGTGGCCGCCGTGCTCCTGAACCGGGCCATCGGCAAGCAGCTCTACTGCATCTTCGTGGACAACGGCCTGCTGCGCCTGAACGAGCGCGAGGAGGTCATCGGCTACCTGGAGGAGCACTTCGACCTGAACGTGAAGTGCGTTGACGCCTCGAAGCTCTTCCTCGACCGCCTGGCCGGAGTCACGGACCCGGAGCAGAAGCGCAAGATCATCGGCCACACCTTCATCGAGATCTTCGACAAGGAAGCCAAGGCCATCCAGGGCGTGAAACACCTGGGCCAGGGCACGCTCTATCCCGACGTGATCGAGAGCGTCTCCTTCCGGGGGCCCTCGGCGGTCATCAAGAGCCACCACAACGTGGGCGGCCTGCCCGAGCAGATGAACCTCGCCCTGGTGGAGCCGCTGCGCGAACTCTTCAAGGACGAGGTGCGCAAGGCCGCCTACGAGCTCGGCCTGCCCGAGACGCTCATCTGGCGGCATCCCTTCCCGGGGCCTGGCCTGGCCATCCGGGTCATCGGCGAGATCACCCGGGAGCGTCTGGACATCCTGCGCCAGGCGGACAAGATCGTGCAGAACGAACTCGTCGCCTCGGACTGGTACCGCAAGGTCTGGCAGGGCTTCGCGGTGCTCCTGCCGCTGAAGACCGTGGGCGTCATGGGCGACGGCCGGACCTACGAGCACGTCATCGCCCTGCGCATCGTGGACAGCCTGGACGCCATGACTGCCGACTGGTCGCGGGTGCCCACGGAGATCCTGGCCCGCATGTCGAACCGCATCATCAATGAAGTCAAGGGCGTGAACCGGGTGGTCCTGGATATTTCCTCCAAGCCGCCCAGCACCATCGAGTGGGAGTAG
- the guaB gene encoding IMP dehydrogenase produces the protein MDKITRKAYTFDDVLLLPAYSEVLPDSVDISTQLTPAIRLNIPLVSAAMDTVTESRMAISMARHGGAGVIHKNMPIRDQVTEVGKVKKSESGMVHDPVTVHPEDTVGKALKLMAEYRISGLPVVKGDHLAGIITNRDVRFVEDMNIPVSEVMTSRNLVTVPEGISEEEAKRHLHQNRIEKLLVVDGDNKLKGLITIKDIDKIKKYPNSCKDDKGRLRVGAAVGVGRDCLQRADALLRAGADFLVLDSAHGHSMNILKATRALRGEFPDCQLIGGNVATYEGALALIEAGVDTVKVGIGPGSICTTRIVAGVGVPQITAIMETSRACREHGKCLVADGGIKYSGDVVKALVAGGDTVMIGSLFAGTEESPGETVLYQGRTYKIYRGMGSIDAMKQGSCDRYFQDKTKKLVPEGIVGRVPFRGPVSESIYQLMGGLRSGMGYVGCGAIAELQTKPQFVEISAAGLRESHVHDVIITKEAPNYRVEPS, from the coding sequence ATGGACAAGATCACCCGCAAAGCCTACACCTTCGACGACGTGCTGCTGCTGCCGGCCTATTCCGAGGTCCTGCCGGACAGCGTGGACATCTCCACCCAGCTCACGCCCGCCATCCGCTTGAACATTCCCCTGGTCTCGGCGGCCATGGACACCGTCACCGAGTCGCGCATGGCCATCTCCATGGCCCGCCACGGCGGCGCCGGGGTGATCCACAAGAACATGCCCATCCGCGACCAGGTCACCGAGGTCGGCAAGGTCAAGAAGTCCGAGAGCGGCATGGTCCACGATCCCGTGACCGTGCATCCCGAGGACACCGTGGGCAAGGCCCTCAAGCTCATGGCCGAGTACCGCATCTCCGGCCTGCCCGTGGTCAAGGGCGACCATCTGGCGGGCATCATCACGAACCGCGACGTGCGCTTCGTCGAGGACATGAACATCCCGGTCTCCGAGGTCATGACCTCGCGCAACCTGGTCACCGTGCCCGAGGGCATCTCCGAGGAGGAGGCCAAGCGGCACCTGCACCAGAACCGCATCGAGAAGCTTCTGGTGGTGGACGGGGACAACAAGCTCAAGGGCCTCATCACCATCAAGGACATCGACAAGATCAAGAAGTACCCCAACTCCTGCAAGGACGACAAAGGGCGGCTGCGCGTGGGCGCGGCCGTGGGCGTGGGCCGCGACTGCCTCCAGCGGGCCGACGCCCTGCTGCGCGCCGGGGCCGACTTCCTGGTCCTGGACTCGGCCCACGGCCACTCCATGAACATCCTCAAGGCCACCCGGGCCCTGCGCGGGGAGTTCCCGGACTGCCAGCTCATCGGCGGCAACGTGGCCACCTACGAGGGCGCCCTGGCCCTCATCGAGGCCGGCGTGGACACCGTGAAGGTGGGCATCGGCCCCGGCTCCATCTGCACCACGCGCATCGTGGCCGGCGTGGGCGTGCCCCAGATCACGGCCATCATGGAGACCTCCCGGGCCTGCCGCGAGCACGGCAAGTGCCTCGTGGCCGACGGCGGCATCAAGTACTCCGGCGACGTGGTCAAGGCCCTCGTGGCCGGGGGCGACACGGTCATGATCGGCAGCCTCTTCGCGGGCACCGAGGAGAGCCCGGGCGAGACCGTGCTCTACCAGGGCCGGACCTACAAGATCTATCGCGGCATGGGCTCCATCGACGCCATGAAGCAGGGCAGCTGCGACCGCTACTTCCAGGACAAGACCAAGAAGCTCGTGCCCGAGGGCATCGTGGGCCGCGTGCCCTTCCGCGGCCCGGTGTCCGAGAGCATCTACCAGCTCATGGGCGGCCTCCGCTCGGGCATGGGCTACGTGGGCTGCGGCGCCATCGCGGAACTTCAGACCAAGCCGCAGTTCGTGGAGATCTCGGCGGCGGGTCTGCGCGAGAGCCACGTCCACGACGTCATCATCACCAAGGAGGCTCCCAACTACCGGGTGGAGCCCTCCTGA
- a CDS encoding ABC transporter ATP-binding protein has product MLELRGVNTFYGQIQALRDVTLEIGEGEIITLIGANGAGKTTTLMSVSGVVPPKSGEILYRGKPIHTLSPDRIVALGLCQVPEGRLIFPELTVLENLDMGAFMRTDKDGVKRDLEYIFGLFPILAKRRRQAGGTLSGGEQQMLAISRALMARPRLLLLDEPSLGLAPLVIKQIFEIVRKINADGTTVFLVEQNANLALKIAHRGYVMENGRITLTDTGQALLANEDVKKAYLGL; this is encoded by the coding sequence GTGCTCGAACTCAGGGGTGTGAACACCTTCTACGGCCAGATCCAGGCCCTGCGCGACGTGACCCTGGAGATCGGCGAGGGCGAGATCATCACCCTCATCGGGGCCAACGGCGCGGGCAAGACCACCACGCTCATGAGCGTCAGCGGCGTTGTCCCGCCCAAGAGCGGCGAGATCCTCTACCGCGGGAAGCCCATCCACACCCTCTCGCCGGACAGGATCGTGGCCCTGGGCCTGTGCCAGGTGCCCGAGGGGCGGCTCATCTTCCCCGAGCTCACGGTCCTGGAGAACCTGGACATGGGCGCGTTCATGCGCACGGACAAGGACGGCGTGAAGCGCGACCTGGAGTACATCTTCGGGCTCTTCCCGATCCTGGCCAAGCGGCGCAGGCAGGCGGGCGGCACCCTCTCCGGCGGCGAGCAGCAGATGCTGGCCATCTCCCGGGCGCTTATGGCCCGGCCCCGGCTGCTCCTGCTGGACGAGCCCTCCCTGGGCCTGGCGCCCCTGGTCATCAAGCAGATTTTCGAGATCGTGCGGAAGATCAACGCCGACGGCACCACGGTGTTCCTGGTGGAGCAGAACGCCAACCTGGCGCTCAAGATCGCCCACCGGGGCTACGTGATGGAGAACGGCCGGATCACCCTGACCGATACCGGCCAGGCCCTGCTGGCCAACGAAGACGTGAAGAAAGCCTATCTGGGACTCTAG
- a CDS encoding ABC transporter ATP-binding protein: MNKVLEVKNLSMDFGGLRALNEVDLDVRGGEIVALIGPNGAGKTTFFNCITGMYVPTEGEVLTRPPSGGEVRLNGLKPNSVTEIGLARTFQNIRLFPSMTVLENVMIGRHCRAKAGILGAVLRGPGTRREEQGIVDRSYALLAELGLEDSVNELARNLPYGAQRRLEIARALATEPYLLLLDEPAAGMNPQETMQLKDLVLNIRERYKLSILLIEHDMKMVMSLSDRVFVMEYGQMISVGSPAEVSRDPQVIRAYLGEDHDA; this comes from the coding sequence ATGAATAAGGTGCTGGAAGTCAAGAACCTGTCCATGGATTTCGGCGGCCTGCGGGCCCTGAACGAGGTCGACCTGGACGTGCGCGGGGGCGAGATCGTCGCCCTCATCGGTCCCAACGGCGCGGGCAAGACCACCTTCTTCAACTGCATCACCGGCATGTACGTGCCCACCGAGGGCGAGGTGCTGACCCGGCCGCCGTCCGGCGGCGAGGTCCGGCTCAACGGCCTCAAGCCCAACTCCGTGACCGAGATCGGCCTGGCCCGCACCTTCCAGAACATCCGCCTGTTCCCGTCCATGACCGTTCTGGAGAACGTCATGATCGGGCGGCACTGCCGGGCCAAGGCGGGCATCCTGGGCGCGGTCCTGCGCGGCCCGGGCACCCGCCGCGAGGAGCAGGGCATCGTGGACAGGAGCTACGCCCTGCTCGCCGAACTGGGGCTCGAGGACTCGGTGAACGAGCTGGCCCGCAACCTGCCGTATGGAGCGCAGCGCCGCCTGGAGATCGCCCGGGCCCTGGCCACGGAGCCCTACCTGCTCCTGCTGGACGAGCCCGCCGCCGGAATGAATCCCCAGGAGACCATGCAGCTCAAGGATTTGGTCCTGAACATCCGTGAACGCTACAAGCTCTCGATCCTGCTCATCGAGCACGACATGAAGATGGTCATGAGCCTCTCCGACCGCGTCTTCGTCATGGAGTACGGGCAGATGATCAGCGTGGGCTCGCCCGCCGAGGTGAGCCGCGATCCGCAGGTCATCCGGGCCTACCTCGGGGAGGACCACGATGCCTAA